Below is a window of Abyssisolibacter fermentans DNA.
TACTTGTATTTTAAAGTTCCATCTATGGTTTCTCAAAAGCCTATAATACTAGTCAAAAATGGCAAGATAAAAAAGAATAATCTGTTAAAAGCAAAGCTAACAGTTGATAATTTATTTTCTATATTAAGGCAAAAAGATGTACCTAATCTTGAAAAAGTAGATTATTTAATTGCTGAATCTACAGGTGATTTTAGCTCAGCTGTCAATAGCAATAATCATCCTGTAACTAAACTAGATATGGGAATCAAAACTACACAAGAAATTTTACCTCAAATTCTTATATATAAAGGAAAAATAGATGAAAAAATACTTAAAAAGAATGGATTAAACTATGATTGGATTCAGAACGAACTTAAATCTAATGAATTAAATGATATTTATTTAGGAGTTTTAACTTCTAATAAAGATTTATATATAAATTAGTAGGAGAAAACTTATGACGCAGGTTTTTGGAGTTATAAAAAATATTTCATTATTTGGGTATGTAATAAGAACACTTATAGTCGGGATAATAGTTTTTTTTGTAGGAAAGTATATACCAAAAAGAGCTGTAAATCAGCTTACTGCATATGATTTTGTATTGGCATGGTTATTGGGAGCTCTTACAGTTGCTCCATTGCTAGACGGTGAAATTTCGTTTAAATACATTATAGTTCCATTATTAACTTTATTCTTGTGGCATTGTATATTTATTTTGATATCATTAAAAAATAAAAAATTATCACTTTTTTTAAATGGAAAACCTGTAATTTTAATAGATGATGGCAAAATAATCAGAAATAATCTAAAAAAACATTTCATAAACATTGACTTACTATTGACTGAGTTAAGGATTAAAAATATTTTTGATATTTCAGAAGTTAAATACGCAATTCTAGAACCTAATGGTCATTTTAGTATTATAAAAAAAGAATCGCATAGACCAGTTACCCCAATAGATGTTATGTTATCTAGTAAACCTGTAGATTTACCTTTAGTAGTTATAAATGATGGTAAAGCATTTGATGAAAATTTAATAAAATCAGGAGTGGATAAAGAGTGGCTTATGAATAATC
It encodes the following:
- a CDS encoding YetF domain-containing protein; amino-acid sequence: MTQVFGVIKNISLFGYVIRTLIVGIIVFFVGKYIPKRAVNQLTAYDFVLAWLLGALTVAPLLDGEISFKYIIVPLLTLFLWHCIFILISLKNKKLSLFLNGKPVILIDDGKIIRNNLKKHFINIDLLLTELRIKNIFDISEVKYAILEPNGHFSIIKKESHRPVTPIDVMLSSKPVDLPLVVINDGKAFDENLIKSGVDKEWLMNNLSMYNIDDITNVYLATIDASKKLYVAKK
- a CDS encoding DUF421 domain-containing protein translates to MDINTIFFEGEKLGILELFIRTSILYFMLFGSTKIMGFRQPGIVTSYNFLMAAGISHIAASRMVSPKSRLVDAMAIIIVYTFINFIISYLYFKVPSMVSQKPIILVKNGKIKKNNLLKAKLTVDNLFSILRQKDVPNLEKVDYLIAESTGDFSSAVNSNNHPVTKLDMGIKTTQEILPQILIYKGKIDEKILKKNGLNYDWIQNELKSNELNDIYLGVLTSNKDLYIN